The nucleotide sequence TCCCCGGTCCGAGGTAACGACGATCAGTTCAACCGTCTGCACATCACGCACTTCCATGAGCGGCTGATTACCACTCGCGCTACCGGACAGATCCTTCATGGCCTCAGCGAATTTCTCCGCATAGGGCCGGAACTCCTCCATCCTCTCCTGGGCACCGCGCAGCTTCGCAGAGGCGACCATATTCATCGCCTTAGTAATCTGCGAAGTCTTTGAGACACCTTCTATTTTATTCTTAACATCCTTTAATCCAGGCATGTGATCAGTTCCTTGTTGCTATTCGAACTTCGAGCTTCGAGCATCCCCTTACTTAGTTCAGGCCCTTGGTTGCTTTAAACGCATCACCGAAAGCGGTCAGCGTTTTTCTCATTTTTTCATCCAGCTCGTTTGAGATCTCTTCTTTCTCCTGCAACTCCGCAAAAATCGAGGGCTCATTGGTCTCGATATAATTGTACAGATCCTGCTCGTAGTCAGCAAGCATATCTACTGGAAATTCGTCCAAAAAGCCTTTCGTGCCAGCAAAGATAATAGAGACCTGCTTTTCCATAGGCAGGGGCTGGTACTGGGGCTGCTTAAGGATCTCAACCAGACGCTCACCACGGGTCAGCTGGGCCTGGGTGGCGGCATCCAAATCAGAACCAAAGCCTGCAAAAGCAGCCAACTCACGATACTGGGCCAAGTCAAGACGGAGGGTACCTGCGACCTGCTTCATCGCTTTTACCTGGGCCGCACCACCAACACGAGAAACCGAGATACCGACGTTGATGGCCGGACGAACACCGGCAAAGAACAGGCTCGGTTCCAGGAAGACCTGACCGTCCGTAATGGAGATAACATTAGTGGGAATAAAGGCGGAAACGTCACCGGCCTGGGTCTCAATGATGGGCAGAGCAGTCATGGAACCGGCACCGAGTTCATCACTGACCTTGGCAGAACGCTCCAGCAAACGGGAATGGTTAAAGAAGATATCGCCCGGATAGGCCTCACGTCCCGGCGGACGACGAAGCAACAGCGACAGCTCACGATAGGCAACCGCCTGCTTGGAAAGATCATCATATATAATCAGAGAATGCTGACCGCTGTCGCGCCAGTATTCAGCCATTGCGCAGCCGACCATCGCGGAGACATACTGCATCGGCGCAGGATCAGAGGCACAGGCCGCAACCACGGTGGTGTACTCCATAGCACCATGTTTACGCAAGGCTTCAACAACCAGGGCAACGGTGGATTTCTTCTGGCCCGTGGCCACGTACACACAATGCAACCCACTGTTTTTCTGGGCGATAATGGCATCAACGCAGAGGGCAGTCTTGCCGATCTGACGATCACCGATCACCAGCTCACGTTGTCCACGACCGACCGGGGTCATGGCATCAACTGCCTTATAGCCTGTGTAGCAGGGCTCGTGAACCCCCTTACGGGCGATAACGCCGGGCGCCAATACTTCCATCTTGCGGGTTTCTTTTGCCTCAATCGGTCCCTTGCCATCAATAGGTTGGCCGATACCGTCAACCACCCGGCCCTCCAGTTCCGGCCCAACTGGAACCTCGGCAATTTTCCCGGTTCGCTTGACGATGTCACCTTCTTTGATATGACGGACATCGCCCATAACCGCAACACCAACATTGTCCTCCTCCAGGTTCAGAGCGAGTCCCATGATGTTGCCGGGGAACTCAAGCAGCTCCATGGCCTGACAGTTTTCAACACCGTATACACGGGCAATACCGTCACCGACCGAAAGGACTGTTCCGGTTTCTTTCAGATCAATATCGCTGGCATAACCGGCAATCTGATCCTTGATGATCCGACTGATTTCTGAGGCTTTGATCTGCATCTGACTATTCTCTCCCCTTGATAGATTCTTTTAATCCATTAAGTTGTGTTCTAATACTTCCGTCCAACACCAGATCGCCGACTCTGGCTATCATACCACCGATAATCGAGGGATCAACCTGTGTTTCAAGAATTACCTTGTGCCCTGTAATTTCTTCCATTTTCGCCTGAATCTTGCCGAGCAGCACGTCATCAAGCTCTATTGCCGAGGTGACACGACCATGACTGATATTCTTTTCAAGGTCAAGCAGCTCACAAATTTGCTCCGCGACTTCCCGCAGCACGTCAATCCGTTTCCGCTCCACCAGCAGATTAAGGAAGGCGATCATCAGGGCATCCGCGCCTGCGGCCTCTGCAATCGCGGTCATAACCTTATGCCTGGCCTCGAGTGGATAAAGGGGGTTGACAAGGGTTTCAGCAACCTCAAGTTCGGGATCATCAAAGAGATCAGCAATGGTGCTCAGCGTCTCTGCGTAGCTGTCAACTGTCCCGTTTTCCTGCCCGAGTCGAAAAATAGCCCTGGCATACCGCTTTGCTATAACTGTCTGTTTCACTGTACCGCACCCACACGTTCAAGATACTGTTCAGTGATCGTCACCTGATCTTCCGGGGTCAGGTTCTTGACGATCAACTCCTCGGCCATGACAACAGCCTGCTCTGCAATCTCTGCCTGCAAGGAGCTCTTTGCCTGGGCAAGCGTTCCCTGGACTGCGGCTTCAGCCTGACGCTGTATATCCTTTGCTGCGGCCTCCGCCTCGGCAAGGATTCTGGCTTTCTCATCCTCAGCCCTTGCTTTGGCTTTTTCAACAAGCTCTGCCATTTCGTCTTCCATGCTAACCAAACGCGACTCAAAGGCCTTGTAGGACTTTTCCGCCTCGTCACGCCTTACCTGCATGGTCTCCAATTCATCCTGAATCTCCCGTCGTCTGCCCCCTAGACTTACTGCAATGGGTTGAGCAAGAAACTTGACCAGGAGAAAAACCAGGGCGGCAAAATTCATAGCCCGCCAAAAAAGATCTTTCAGCTTTGCCCCAGTCACCATTGGCGCACTATGTTCACCATCTCCTTCTCCGTGCCCAGCAGCATGCTCATCATGATCATTGGTTCCCCCGGTTACATGCTCTGCTCCCCCATGTGCTTCCAGAGCAGCATAGCCAGTATCAGGTTCACCCGCAGTCGCATGAACAACCTGCTGCTCTGCACGCTGTTCATGCACAGCAGCCTGCTCAACAGGATGCCCCTCTTCGCCATGCTCTTGGGCAAAGGACGGGGACAACATCCCCCCACACAAGCCGACAGCGAACAATAGAGGAACTATCTTCTTCGTACTTCGAGCTTTCATGCTTCCAGACTCCTTCCCAGTATTTTTGAGGCCATCTCTTGGGCAAATACTTCCATGCTACCCAATAACTCTTTGCGGGTTTCCTCAAACTCGGCCTGCACTTCAGCAAGCTGTTTCTCCTTATCGCCCTCTGCTTTCTGACGAACAACAGCCAGCTTGTCAACACCTGCCTTTGCCGCCTGATTTCTGGCCGCATCTAAGGCGTCCTTGGCTTTCGCTGAAGCCTCCCGCATTTTCCTATCCACTTCCGCCTGGCGATCCTTGGCGTTTCGCTCGTATCTTTCAACGTCATTACTCAAGAGGTCCAGCTCATCCTGCCTTTTTTCTATAATCTCAATAATGGGCTTGTACAGGATCTTGTTCAGAATGAACATTAAAGCGATCATATTAATAATGTGAATGAGCACTGTGATATCAATTGAAATCATATAACCACTCCTGAGACGCTTGAAAAAAAGTTTTATTTTAAACAAAATTGAAAACAAATTGAACAAAGGTAAGAGCTTTACAAAAATTACACCCTTCTGTCAAATATTTTTTCTTTTGCCCCCCCTCCCGCCTCGAGCTTGTCAATAAAAAATTTCGGCGTTTTTTTTTCTCTTTTCTCCCCCTGTTAGATGCTTGGCAAGACAAGGGAGACAGTGGTCCCTTCACGCAAAGAGAAAGAAAGAAAATATTCATTCAAAACGGGCATCAGGAAACAACACCTCGCAGAAATTTAAACCCGATATGTAACCTTTTATCCCAACAAAGGGACCCGAAGTTCGAAGAAAAAATGATCGCCAGTTAAGGAGGGAGGCATGAGGAGATGTTGTGGGTAAAGTCTTGTCTGATCCGGCTCAACTCTTTAAGAGCGTGCTCTTCTTTAACCCACTAACTTTTCAGAAAAGATATGCACCCAGCCCAGGGAACAAGGTGCCACACATGAGGCATTTGGTCTAATTACGGTGCATTAAAGAGCTGTTGAATATTTTTTTTACTGCTGGCTTGGAGAAATTTATTCCTGTTGCTCTCACTATTCATCAGTTTACTGACCCTAGCCAAGGTTTGCAGATACTCCTCAGCCATATTTATGGGCGAAAGAATCATCACAACAAGATGAACCGGCTTATTATCCTTTGCCTCAAATCCGATCCCCTTTGTCGACCTGCCAAAGCAGACCAGGCATTGCTCTAGCCCATGCAATTTTCCATGCGGAATCGCCACCCCATTTCCCACACCGGTTGACCCGAGCTGCTCCCGCTCCATCAGCACCTGCAATATGGTCTCTGCATGCAGTTCTGGATCCTTTTTTTGGGCAACACCTGCCATTTCTCCAAGAAGGCCTTCTTTATTGGTCGATTCTAATTCAAGGACTATGCATGGTTCTGTGAGCTCTATCATCTTTTTCTCAACTGTTCCTTTCCCGCAGGGATAGCCTATTTTTTCTTTTTTTGTTGTCCCGGTCCGCTGGGATGCGAGTTATAAAAAAAATCTCCCACTCCAAATGGGATGGGAGAAAAACTTCTTTTAATTACGAAATACTACAAAAATCGCTCTATTATTAGAGCAGAGCTCAATGTTTCTATATCAGCGACTCTTGCGACGATGCTTAACCGGGAGAATTTTCATTTGATCCCTGTACTTTGCCACTGTTCTCCGGGCAACTTTCACCCCTTCCTTCTTTAACAGTTCGGAAATGGCATTATCGCTGAGGGGTTTTTCTGGAGCTTCCTGCTGGACAAGCTGCCTGATACGATTTTTTATTGCCTCAGAGGCAACTAAATTTCCGTCAGTTGTCGAGACTGCACTAGAGAAAAAATACTTCAGTTCATACAGCCCTTGAGGGGTATGAACATATTTATTTGAGGTAATCCGACTGACTGTGGATTCATGAAGTCCGATATCCTTGGCGACATCATTGAGAACAAGCGGATTGAGATGCCCCGGCCCTTTTTCAAAAAAATCATGTTGAAACTTAAGCAAGCTTCTCATGACCTTATAGATTGAATTTTGCCGATAATGAACCGAATTGATAAAATTCTGGGCATGCCGCTTCTGCTCTGTCAAATACCCCTTGGAGTCAGCCCCCATCTTATCCTTATCCTTGATAAATTCCTGGTATTCTGGCGAAATCTGCAATTGGGGTAAGCCATCGTTGTTGAGCTGGATAATGAACTCGCCATCCAGCTTGTACAAATACACATCAGGAACAACATAGTTGGTCTGTTCATTACTATACTCATTACCAGGGTATGGGTTTAATGAGGTAATAACACTGAAGGCATTGCGGACCTCGCGAGCAGTATAATCTATCTTTGCCGCAATCTTGGTAAAATTATGGGTCTGCAATTCGTCGAGATGCTCAGACACGAGCAGGTAGGCCAAATCATCCTCCATGCCCTCTCTTTCCAGCTGCAGCAAGAGCGACTCACGTAAGTCCCGTGCTGCTACCCCAGGCGGATCAAGGCTCTGCACCAAACGTAACATCCCCTCAGCCTCTTCGGTGCTACAGTCTGCATATCCACAGATATGCTCAATTGAGGCCTCGAAGAGGCCATGCCCGTTCAGATTACCCAGAATAAAGACAGCGATATCTTCGTCTTTTTTGTCAAGCTTAATATGCGAAAGTTGCCATTCCAGAAAGGAAAGGAGGCCAGGAGCGGCAGAGATAAAATCGAACTGTGACGGGGCATCAGCAGGAGGGGCTTCCCTGGCAAAAGAAAAATCAGAATCAAAATTATTAGAGTAATCTTCCCAATCAACCTCGGCTACGGTCTTGGGATCATCTCCAGACACCTGGGAAGTAGCTGCCACCTCCGCAGTCACCTTAACCTCTTCTGCGGATAATGCATCAGGATTACTCACTGTTTCCTGAATACCGACCACTTCTTCCAGCATGGGGTTCTGGGCCATTTCTTCGTGCAGTGCATTGGTTAATTCCAAGCGATTCAGCTGCAGAAGTTTAATAGCCTGACGCAGCTGCTGCGTCATAACCAACTTTTGGGAAAGTTTTACTTGCTGTCGGAGTTCAAGACTCATTGATAAAAAAACATAAAATGTATGCCATTACTGCGGCCTGCCTCACATAGTAAAATTTTCACCAAGATACATCTTCTTAGCCAATTCACTCTGAATAATATCATCGGCAGCACCGCTGGTAAGAATTTGCCCTGCATTCATTATATAGGCGAAATCGCATACCTGCAATGTTTCTCGAACATTATGATCTGAAATTAAAACTCCCAGCCCTTTTGCCTTCAGTCCCCGAATAATCTGCTGCAGATCAGCAACGGAAAGGGGATCAACTCCGGCAAAGGGCTCATCAAGCAGAATAAAACGAGGCCGGGTGGCCAGGGCTCGCATAATTTCCACCCTTCTCCGCTCACCACCAGAAAGCGCATGCCCTTTATTTTTGGCCAGATACTCAATCTTGAGCTCTGCCATCAACTCATTAATACGATTATTAATTTCGTTACGAGTAAGTCCCAGTGGCTCCAGAACGATCCGAACGTTTTCTTCAACCGTCAATTTTTTAAAGACCGACGGTTCCTGTGCCAAATAGGTAATCCCCCTGGACGCACGTCGATGAATAGGAAGCCCCTGAATTTCTCTCCTGTCAAGAAAGATGGATCCCGATGTTGGTCGGATAAAACCGACTATAGAATAGAAAGTAGTCGTCTTGCCTGCACCATTTGGCCCCAGCAACCCTACAATAGAGCCGTTCTGCACTTGCAGGTTTACCTGATCCACCACTCGGCGAGCGCGATACTCCTTAACCAGATTCCTGGTTTCCAGGATAGAGACGGGTTCCATTATTTCTTGTTGTCGTCAGAGTTCGGAACGATTGTTGCTTTAACCCGCCCCTGTTTTTTGCCTTTCCCCACAACGGCTTCAGATCGTTCGACCTCTGAACGTTTTTCATCAAGAAAATAGGTAATGGTTTTTCCAGACACCATATTCTTCCCCTGCCAGGCCTTGGCGTTGCCGTAGAGGATCACCTTACGTGCATCGGCAAAATACTCCATCCGATCCCCTGTACCAAGCCAGTCATCCTGGGTAACCTTGACCTTGCCGACACAGATCATCTTCTTCACCTGACGGGTCTGATCTTTCGGTTTCTTGGGATCATTAGGCTGATAGTAAATCGTCATTTCATCGGTGCGGATGGTTACCTTCCCCTGGCTCGCATCAACATTGCCAATAAAAACCACAGAGTTCTTCTCTTCCTGAGAAATCATGCGGTCCGCTTCGATATTAATAGGATCATCATCACCTTGACAAAGTCCCGTGTTGGTAGTCAGCAGAAGCATACCGAAGAGAAGAGCCACCAGGAAATTTTTTCGAGATGGCGATAAAAACAAACGCATTATTTTATACCTCTAAAGATTTTTTCTTTTGAAACAGACAAAGATACTCTTGGTCAGAAATCAAACTTCGCTCAAACAAAAAAACAGGAATCTTTCCGTTATGCCGGAATGATTCCTGTTTGTCAACAAAAATTCCTGGTCGTTTGCTTACAACAGTTACACCGTCAGATCCTCTCTGACCTGTTTGCGGGGGCCGCCATGTCCTGCTGTCGACCAATCACGAATAGGAGCTGATACGGTCATTTCCTCCTGCCGTTGCAGACGTCCCATCCGATCATAGATGTTCTGCCATACACAATCGACCTCGGAGTGAATCTCACAGCGTCCATCCACAGAGCCGCCACAGGGGCCGTTCATCAAGTTCTTTGCGCAGCGGGCCACCGGGCACAGACCGCCTGTCAGATGCAGAACGCAGTCGCCGCAGCCAGCGCATTGCTCAGTCCAGACCCCCTGCTCAGCAGAACCGCCGAAAAAGGTGGTATTCAATGCGGGAAAAACATTATCCTCTGGACGCAGATTTGCGATAAAATTGACGCCAACGCCACAGGCTGTGGAAACAATCGCATCGTATTGCCCTTTGAACTGATCAATGCTATCTATATATTCTTTATCGCATTGACGAACCAGGGAAGCGTCAAAGACCTCTGCGCTCTTCCCTGCCTTTTTCAGGCCGAGCCGAATGAGCGAGGCCAGGATCTCGGCCTCCCGCTCTCCACCTGCGGAGCAGACTGTTACGCAGCCTCGACAGGCCAGCACCAGGATTTTCTTACAATCCTGAATCATCTCTATTATTTCAGCCAAAGGCTTCCGTTCAGCAATAATCATATGGAACTCCCGGATAAAGCAGGGGTTAGTAAAATCAGATAGAAGTTATTGTCGTGCAACAGCTACTCTGCCTTTCCTTAAAAAGGAGACGGCCCCAATTCGGTAACTTGATCATTCATTTCCTGAGCAACATCAACAAATTCCGGATGTAACCCGCGTGGCAGAAAGAACATCTTTGCCCGCTCCTCTTCCACGCCAAGCTCGCTCAAGGCTGAGCGCACAGCTTCCACACGCTTGGCAGCCCGTTGGCTCCCTCGCACGTTGTGACACCCTTCAGCGGGACAACCAACCACATATACACCATCGGCTCCGTCTTCAAATGCCTTGAGCAGCGTAATTTCCTCCAGTTTTCCTGTACAGACAACCCGGGTCATCTTGACATTTTCAGGAAAATTGAGCTGGTTCAGCTCACGGCCTTCATCGGCGCAGCTTTGTTGAGAGGTATAATGGCAAC is from Candidatus Electrothrix sp. GW3-4 and encodes:
- the atpA gene encoding F0F1 ATP synthase subunit alpha; its protein translation is MQIKASEISRIIKDQIAGYASDIDLKETGTVLSVGDGIARVYGVENCQAMELLEFPGNIMGLALNLEEDNVGVAVMGDVRHIKEGDIVKRTGKIAEVPVGPELEGRVVDGIGQPIDGKGPIEAKETRKMEVLAPGVIARKGVHEPCYTGYKAVDAMTPVGRGQRELVIGDRQIGKTALCVDAIIAQKNSGLHCVYVATGQKKSTVALVVEALRKHGAMEYTTVVAACASDPAPMQYVSAMVGCAMAEYWRDSGQHSLIIYDDLSKQAVAYRELSLLLRRPPGREAYPGDIFFNHSRLLERSAKVSDELGAGSMTALPIIETQAGDVSAFIPTNVISITDGQVFLEPSLFFAGVRPAINVGISVSRVGGAAQVKAMKQVAGTLRLDLAQYRELAAFAGFGSDLDAATQAQLTRGERLVEILKQPQYQPLPMEKQVSIIFAGTKGFLDEFPVDMLADYEQDLYNYIETNEPSIFAELQEKEEISNELDEKMRKTLTAFGDAFKATKGLN
- a CDS encoding F0F1 ATP synthase subunit delta, which produces MKQTVIAKRYARAIFRLGQENGTVDSYAETLSTIADLFDDPELEVAETLVNPLYPLEARHKVMTAIAEAAGADALMIAFLNLLVERKRIDVLREVAEQICELLDLEKNISHGRVTSAIELDDVLLGKIQAKMEEITGHKVILETQVDPSIIGGMIARVGDLVLDGSIRTQLNGLKESIKGRE
- a CDS encoding ATP synthase F0 subunit B, which produces MKARSTKKIVPLLFAVGLCGGMLSPSFAQEHGEEGHPVEQAAVHEQRAEQQVVHATAGEPDTGYAALEAHGGAEHVTGGTNDHDEHAAGHGEGDGEHSAPMVTGAKLKDLFWRAMNFAALVFLLVKFLAQPIAVSLGGRRREIQDELETMQVRRDEAEKSYKAFESRLVSMEDEMAELVEKAKARAEDEKARILAEAEAAAKDIQRQAEAAVQGTLAQAKSSLQAEIAEQAVVMAEELIVKNLTPEDQVTITEQYLERVGAVQ
- a CDS encoding ATP synthase F0 subunit B, with translation MISIDITVLIHIINMIALMFILNKILYKPIIEIIEKRQDELDLLSNDVERYERNAKDRQAEVDRKMREASAKAKDALDAARNQAAKAGVDKLAVVRQKAEGDKEKQLAEVQAEFEETRKELLGSMEVFAQEMASKILGRSLEA
- a CDS encoding PTS sugar transporter subunit IIA; this translates as MIELTEPCIVLELESTNKEGLLGEMAGVAQKKDPELHAETILQVLMEREQLGSTGVGNGVAIPHGKLHGLEQCLVCFGRSTKGIGFEAKDNKPVHLVVMILSPINMAEEYLQTLARVSKLMNSESNRNKFLQASSKKNIQQLFNAP
- the rpoN gene encoding RNA polymerase factor sigma-54, whose product is MSLELRQQVKLSQKLVMTQQLRQAIKLLQLNRLELTNALHEEMAQNPMLEEVVGIQETVSNPDALSAEEVKVTAEVAATSQVSGDDPKTVAEVDWEDYSNNFDSDFSFAREAPPADAPSQFDFISAAPGLLSFLEWQLSHIKLDKKDEDIAVFILGNLNGHGLFEASIEHICGYADCSTEEAEGMLRLVQSLDPPGVAARDLRESLLLQLEREGMEDDLAYLLVSEHLDELQTHNFTKIAAKIDYTAREVRNAFSVITSLNPYPGNEYSNEQTNYVVPDVYLYKLDGEFIIQLNNDGLPQLQISPEYQEFIKDKDKMGADSKGYLTEQKRHAQNFINSVHYRQNSIYKVMRSLLKFQHDFFEKGPGHLNPLVLNDVAKDIGLHESTVSRITSNKYVHTPQGLYELKYFFSSAVSTTDGNLVASEAIKNRIRQLVQQEAPEKPLSDNAISELLKKEGVKVARRTVAKYRDQMKILPVKHRRKSR
- the lptB gene encoding LPS export ABC transporter ATP-binding protein, which gives rise to MEPVSILETRNLVKEYRARRVVDQVNLQVQNGSIVGLLGPNGAGKTTTFYSIVGFIRPTSGSIFLDRREIQGLPIHRRASRGITYLAQEPSVFKKLTVEENVRIVLEPLGLTRNEINNRINELMAELKIEYLAKNKGHALSGGERRRVEIMRALATRPRFILLDEPFAGVDPLSVADLQQIIRGLKAKGLGVLISDHNVRETLQVCDFAYIMNAGQILTSGAADDIIQSELAKKMYLGENFTM
- the lptA gene encoding lipopolysaccharide transport periplasmic protein LptA; protein product: MRLFLSPSRKNFLVALLFGMLLLTTNTGLCQGDDDPINIEADRMISQEEKNSVVFIGNVDASQGKVTIRTDEMTIYYQPNDPKKPKDQTRQVKKMICVGKVKVTQDDWLGTGDRMEYFADARKVILYGNAKAWQGKNMVSGKTITYFLDEKRSEVERSEAVVGKGKKQGRVKATIVPNSDDNKK
- a CDS encoding methylenetetrahydrofolate reductase C-terminal domain-containing protein, whose translation is MIIAERKPLAEIIEMIQDCKKILVLACRGCVTVCSAGGEREAEILASLIRLGLKKAGKSAEVFDASLVRQCDKEYIDSIDQFKGQYDAIVSTACGVGVNFIANLRPEDNVFPALNTTFFGGSAEQGVWTEQCAGCGDCVLHLTGGLCPVARCAKNLMNGPCGGSVDGRCEIHSEVDCVWQNIYDRMGRLQRQEEMTVSAPIRDWSTAGHGGPRKQVREDLTV
- a CDS encoding hydrogenase iron-sulfur subunit encodes the protein MSFIPDIRLFSCHYTSQQSCADEGRELNQLNFPENVKMTRVVCTGKLEEITLLKAFEDGADGVYVVGCPAEGCHNVRGSQRAAKRVEAVRSALSELGVEEERAKMFFLPRGLHPEFVDVAQEMNDQVTELGPSPF